A single genomic interval of Asinibacterium sp. OR53 harbors:
- a CDS encoding AraC family transcriptional regulator yields the protein MLSLVTMNQPFSIFQLTESDIDLSTIDSNKNYPHNHDYEELIIGVEGDVEHFIDYKKVSLKSPFVSFVASGKMHAVQPRLVNGKCNIWALKFQSDFIPQTTFRLYSYYHDHANFQISMAVTAKHIFALLEMIVDETRHEKSNFTVIRHLLAALFAIIESEKKNIEQEKGIVTKENETFKQFLILLESHYHEHVGVKFYADKLFMSARNLNNICHNILQRSVIEIIELRKLIEAKNLLINTEKSISEIGLEVGYNENTYFTNVFKKKSGQTPSEFRAEMKRLIS from the coding sequence TTAGTAACAATGAATCAGCCATTTTCAATATTCCAGTTAACAGAATCGGACATTGATTTGTCTACAATTGACAGCAATAAAAATTATCCCCATAATCATGATTACGAAGAATTAATTATCGGCGTTGAAGGGGATGTGGAACATTTTATTGACTATAAAAAGGTCAGTCTCAAATCTCCCTTTGTTAGTTTTGTGGCTAGTGGTAAGATGCACGCGGTGCAGCCCCGCCTGGTAAATGGAAAATGTAATATATGGGCCTTAAAGTTTCAAAGTGATTTTATTCCCCAAACCACTTTCCGGCTGTATTCATATTACCATGATCACGCTAACTTTCAAATTTCAATGGCCGTTACAGCCAAGCATATCTTTGCTCTCCTGGAAATGATCGTTGACGAAACACGACATGAAAAATCAAATTTCACCGTTATCCGTCATCTACTCGCCGCTCTTTTTGCCATCATAGAATCTGAAAAAAAGAACATAGAACAGGAGAAAGGTATTGTAACAAAAGAAAACGAAACGTTCAAACAATTTCTCATCCTGCTTGAAAGTCATTATCACGAGCATGTAGGCGTCAAATTCTATGCGGACAAGTTGTTTATGTCAGCGAGAAATCTCAACAATATCTGTCATAATATCCTTCAAAGGAGCGTCATTGAAATAATAGAGCTCAGAAAACTGATCGAGGCAAAGAACCTGCTGATCAACACCGAAAAATCCATTTCAGAGATTGGTCTGGAAGTTGGCTACAATGAGAATACTTATTTTACCAATGTGTTCAAAAAGAAATCCGGTCAGACTCCTTCTGAATTCAGGGCGGAAATGAAAAGGTTGATTTCCTGA
- a CDS encoding SDR family NAD(P)-dependent oxidoreductase, whose translation MKSLASKIALITGAGSGIGKAIALLYAAEGAKIVVSDIAEAGGQETVAAIKTRGGQAIFVKADTSKAGDSKHIVDEAVKTFGALHIAVNNAGIGGPLAPVGEYPIDGWDKVIAINLSGVFYGLRYQIPAILASGGGSIVNMASILGKVGTRGSAAYVAAKHGVVGLTESAALEYADQRIRINAIGPGYITTPLLTNSLTKTQMDALVGLHPMGRLGTSEEVAELALWLNSDKASFVTGSYYNIDGGYLAQ comes from the coding sequence ATGAAATCATTAGCAAGCAAAATAGCCCTGATTACCGGGGCAGGTTCTGGTATCGGTAAGGCTATTGCTTTACTGTATGCAGCGGAAGGTGCGAAAATAGTTGTTTCAGATATTGCCGAGGCAGGCGGACAAGAAACCGTGGCGGCTATAAAAACCCGGGGTGGGCAGGCTATTTTCGTAAAAGCAGACACTTCCAAAGCGGGTGACAGCAAACATATTGTAGACGAAGCAGTTAAAACATTTGGAGCCCTGCACATCGCCGTAAACAATGCCGGGATCGGCGGGCCGTTGGCACCTGTGGGTGAATACCCGATTGATGGTTGGGACAAAGTGATTGCCATCAACCTCTCCGGCGTATTTTACGGGCTTCGTTACCAAATCCCCGCCATACTCGCCTCAGGTGGCGGCAGCATTGTAAATATGGCATCCATACTGGGCAAGGTAGGTACCAGGGGATCAGCCGCTTATGTAGCTGCAAAACATGGTGTGGTAGGACTTACCGAATCGGCCGCGCTGGAATACGCAGACCAGCGAATCCGGATCAATGCAATCGGGCCGGGATATATTACCACCCCTTTACTGACCAATTCATTGACCAAGACGCAAATGGATGCATTGGTTGGTCTTCACCCGATGGGAAGACTCGGCACATCAGAAGAAGTAGCTGAACTGGCCCTTTGGCTGAATTCAGATAAAGCATCTTTTGTCACCGGTTCATATTACAATATCGACGGCGGCTATCTCGCACAATAA
- a CDS encoding ester cyclase: MRTIPSIKTIILLSTVVLTGILAGCSNMNGNSKEMQAKIDSMQNILKTMSSDTLESHLTKFDTLDYVVFTGQQWARFHETHSNDIIVNWPDGHHTNGLAKHIEDMITMFVYAPDTRIKVHPIRFGNATGEWTCVTGVMEGTFTKPMPLGNGKFIQPTGKSFKIPMCTVGHWKNGLMIEESLFWDNQTYMNQMGLGK; the protein is encoded by the coding sequence ATGAGAACAATTCCCTCAATCAAGACCATTATCCTGTTATCGACAGTAGTGCTTACCGGCATATTGGCAGGCTGTTCAAATATGAACGGCAATTCAAAAGAAATGCAGGCAAAAATTGATTCCATGCAAAACATTTTGAAAACAATGTCATCAGACACCCTGGAAAGTCACCTGACAAAATTCGACACCCTGGACTATGTCGTCTTCACAGGGCAGCAGTGGGCCCGTTTTCATGAAACCCATTCAAATGATATTATTGTAAACTGGCCGGATGGTCATCATACGAACGGACTTGCCAAGCATATTGAAGACATGATCACCATGTTTGTGTATGCCCCCGATACAAGAATTAAAGTGCACCCCATCCGCTTTGGGAATGCTACAGGGGAATGGACCTGTGTTACCGGGGTTATGGAGGGCACATTTACCAAGCCGATGCCCTTGGGAAATGGGAAATTCATTCAGCCAACAGGCAAATCATTCAAGATCCCTATGTGTACAGTTGGTCACTGGAAAAATGGCTTGATGATCGAAGAATCATTGTTCTGGGACAATCAAACTTATATGAATCAAATGGGATTGGGAAAATAA
- a CDS encoding PQQ-binding-like beta-propeller repeat protein, translated as MKSINVFNVKVGLAFFLFVELVPGTIFSQNQDSPENWPAYNRTYNGERYSPLKQITTANVKQLRLLHSFDLGRDISSLQTGPIVVDGVMYFTTDTTTYAINAATGKLKWKSARPLKEQSELRVNRGVAFYENKLFRGSGDAHVYALNAADGKQRWDIKVPDAAPGITTPMAPIAWNGMVFIGHAGGDNSGITGHVYALDVSDGHVIWTFNAVPETGPARASWPAAAKGIPISGGAFWTSFSLDTENGVLYVPSGNPAPDFDVKVREGDNLYSNCVIALDTKTGKLLGYVQLVRKDLHDWDVSTAPVLITTKSGRKIIASANKDGLLSVIDRAGVKNEPGAGQNIEDALLYMYAVPTTTRVNTDIELSREQYTYFKPGVLGGSEWNGAAYSPELDCIYVGAVDWGVKGIMPPLDSARMAPQPGGIWLGGRYIFDPPSEAKGWLTAFNAKDGTVKWKFKAPAPVLAGVTPTAGGLVFSAAQNGDFYAFDAQNGKMLWKTSTGLPTGGGIISYAVNGKQYIAIANGMKSPVWPGAPKKSRILIYGL; from the coding sequence ATGAAAAGCATCAACGTGTTCAATGTAAAAGTTGGCCTCGCTTTTTTCCTGTTTGTAGAGTTGGTTCCAGGGACCATTTTTTCACAAAACCAGGACTCACCGGAAAACTGGCCTGCTTATAACAGGACTTATAACGGAGAACGTTATTCGCCATTAAAACAAATTACAACAGCGAATGTCAAACAACTCCGGCTCCTGCATAGTTTTGACCTTGGCAGGGATATCAGCAGCCTGCAAACCGGCCCAATTGTAGTGGATGGGGTTATGTATTTTACTACCGATACAACAACCTATGCCATTAACGCTGCAACCGGAAAATTAAAATGGAAATCGGCCCGGCCCTTGAAAGAACAAAGCGAGCTGAGGGTAAACCGTGGCGTTGCATTTTATGAAAATAAATTATTCAGGGGTTCCGGCGATGCACACGTTTACGCATTGAATGCCGCTGATGGAAAGCAACGCTGGGATATTAAAGTGCCCGACGCTGCTCCGGGCATTACCACACCCATGGCGCCAATCGCATGGAACGGGATGGTTTTCATCGGGCATGCCGGTGGCGATAATTCAGGCATCACCGGTCATGTATATGCGCTGGATGTAAGCGACGGACATGTGATCTGGACATTCAATGCAGTACCGGAAACCGGGCCGGCACGGGCAAGCTGGCCTGCAGCGGCTAAGGGCATCCCTATATCCGGCGGCGCTTTCTGGACCAGCTTTTCATTGGATACGGAAAACGGAGTGCTCTATGTCCCTTCCGGGAACCCGGCGCCTGATTTTGATGTGAAAGTGCGGGAAGGAGATAATTTATATAGCAATTGCGTTATTGCATTGGATACTAAAACAGGAAAGCTGCTGGGCTATGTGCAACTGGTGCGAAAAGACCTGCATGACTGGGATGTGTCTACCGCTCCGGTATTGATCACAACAAAATCCGGAAGGAAGATCATTGCTTCAGCCAATAAAGATGGGTTGCTTTCCGTCATTGACAGAGCCGGCGTAAAGAATGAACCAGGCGCCGGGCAAAATATCGAAGATGCCCTCCTGTATATGTATGCCGTTCCAACCACCACCCGCGTAAATACCGATATCGAATTATCAAGAGAGCAATATACCTATTTTAAACCCGGCGTATTGGGAGGGTCTGAATGGAACGGTGCTGCTTACTCCCCCGAGCTCGACTGTATTTATGTAGGCGCTGTTGATTGGGGAGTTAAGGGAATAATGCCCCCTTTGGATTCAGCAAGAATGGCGCCTCAACCAGGAGGTATCTGGCTGGGAGGAAGATATATTTTTGATCCCCCCTCAGAAGCAAAAGGCTGGCTTACCGCTTTTAATGCCAAAGATGGAACGGTGAAATGGAAATTCAAAGCGCCTGCCCCTGTACTGGCAGGCGTAACTCCTACCGCCGGCGGCCTTGTATTCAGTGCTGCACAAAATGGAGATTTCTATGCTTTCGACGCCCAAAACGGGAAGATGCTCTGGAAAACTTCAACCGGTCTGCCCACCGGCGGCGGCATTATCTCTTATGCCGTGAATGGAAAACAGTACATCGCCATTGCAAACGGAATGAAGTCGCCGGTATGGCCTGGCGCACCTAAAAAAAGCCGTATCCTGATCTATGGACTTTAA
- a CDS encoding YceI family protein produces the protein MKKVLFLLTTLLSSNLLFSQTTTWKDDPWHSKLTFTVTHQGFSSIFGLFQKFDVTISASKPDFSDAVFTLSADVASINTEVKMRDDDLRSPHFFDAIKYPAMTFKSTSIINTTGMKDRFKITGNLTLHGVTKTVTMELWYRGTHEDPMSKKTKAGFQLTGVINRSDFNVGPATPFDISNDVMIKADGEFIKQ, from the coding sequence ATGAAAAAAGTATTATTTCTTCTGACCACCCTCCTTTCATCGAATCTTTTATTTTCTCAAACCACTACATGGAAAGATGATCCCTGGCATTCCAAACTAACCTTCACCGTTACACACCAGGGGTTTTCTTCTATTTTTGGGTTGTTTCAAAAATTTGACGTAACCATCAGCGCATCAAAACCTGATTTCAGCGATGCCGTTTTTACACTTTCTGCTGATGTGGCATCTATAAATACTGAGGTGAAAATGAGGGATGACGATTTAAGGAGCCCCCATTTTTTTGATGCGATCAAATATCCTGCTATGACCTTCAAATCAACTTCGATTATTAATACAACAGGTATGAAGGACAGGTTTAAGATTACTGGCAACCTGACTCTGCATGGTGTTACTAAAACCGTTACAATGGAGCTGTGGTACAGGGGAACGCATGAAGATCCTATGTCTAAAAAAACAAAGGCGGGATTCCAGCTCACAGGAGTGATAAACCGAAGCGATTTCAATGTTGGTCCTGCTACTCCTTTTGACATCAGCAATGATGTAATGATAAAAGCGGACGGGGAATTCATCAAACAGTAA
- a CDS encoding NAD-dependent epimerase/dehydratase family protein, with product MQTIIGSGGTIGYPLARELKKYTNQIRLVSRNPKKVNDTDELFPLDVKNLEKISDAISGSEVVYVTIGFNYNLKVWKDTWPPFLQAVINACKTHNARLVFFDNVYMYAKSAIPYMTEDAPLDPPSKKGMVRKQLHEMIMSEVEKGHLTALIARSADFYGPDTNKSVLAETAVKNLLKGKKALAFGNINKIHTYTFTPDAGKATALLGNTPDAYNQVWHVPTTKEKLTTKQWIELIANNLGVPPRIQKVPTWMLFIMGVFIPELKEFPEMMYQNESDYIFDSSKFEKKFGIVATPPEEGVKIMVDYLVKTK from the coding sequence ATGCAAACAATAATCGGTTCCGGCGGCACAATTGGCTATCCCTTAGCAAGAGAATTGAAAAAATACACGAATCAAATCAGGCTTGTAAGCCGGAACCCTAAAAAAGTAAATGACACAGACGAACTCTTTCCGCTCGATGTAAAGAACCTGGAAAAAATCAGCGATGCAATATCAGGAAGCGAGGTTGTATATGTAACCATCGGGTTTAATTACAACTTAAAAGTCTGGAAGGATACATGGCCCCCTTTTTTGCAGGCTGTTATCAATGCCTGCAAAACCCATAATGCCAGGCTGGTATTCTTTGATAATGTATACATGTATGCAAAATCAGCGATCCCCTATATGACAGAAGACGCTCCATTGGATCCTCCGAGCAAAAAAGGAATGGTAAGGAAACAGCTACATGAAATGATTATGAGCGAAGTTGAAAAAGGCCATCTTACAGCCCTTATTGCAAGGTCTGCAGATTTTTATGGTCCTGACACTAATAAAAGCGTGCTGGCAGAAACGGCTGTTAAAAACCTGCTTAAAGGGAAGAAAGCACTGGCGTTTGGAAATATAAACAAAATCCACACGTATACTTTTACACCAGATGCCGGCAAGGCAACAGCATTGCTTGGAAACACGCCCGATGCTTACAACCAGGTATGGCATGTTCCTACTACAAAAGAAAAACTGACCACAAAGCAATGGATTGAGCTGATCGCAAATAACCTGGGTGTACCGCCAAGGATTCAAAAGGTTCCAACGTGGATGCTGTTCATTATGGGAGTATTCATTCCTGAGTTGAAAGAATTTCCGGAAATGATGTATCAAAATGAATCGGACTACATTTTTGACAGCAGCAAGTTTGAAAAGAAGTTTGGCATTGTAGCTACTCCACCCGAAGAGGGGGTGAAAATAATGGTCGATTATTTAGTAAAAACAAAATAA
- a CDS encoding MFS transporter, protein MTPSDIPAVGTNYRGTDKLITGIVLAVITFWLFAQTTLNIAPAMSADLKISQNLNNIAVSITALFSGIFIVIAGGLADRIGRMKMTYIGLGLSITGSFLIVISPSGTAVFLLAGRILQGLSAACIMPSTLALMQAYFDGKERQRALSFWSIGSWGGSGLSSLFGGLIASTVGWRWIFILSIIVAIVSYLLLRGTPESKVQQTQDKRTFDWTGLIAFVIAMVALNIVIGQGAGLGWLSPAVLTGTAIFIVAAIAFFRIETRGKNSFIDLALFNNKTFSGATLSNFLLNGAAGTQLVSLALVQEEAGLSSLQSGLMTAGYLVAILSTIRVGEKLLQKMGPRKPMLLGCFITGIGILLTCFTFLLAKEYIIVAFIGFTLFGIGLGFYATPSTDAAVSNVPGNKAGSASGIYKMASSLGAAFGVAISAAIFYGISKTNGTAPMADIFLGRTDNIYVRYAAAVGLLFNVFMVVVAIIAILITVPKSPIKTMIK, encoded by the coding sequence ATGACGCCATCCGATATACCCGCTGTTGGCACCAATTACCGTGGAACAGACAAACTTATTACAGGGATTGTATTGGCTGTCATCACTTTCTGGCTTTTTGCTCAAACAACTTTAAACATTGCGCCGGCAATGAGTGCAGATCTGAAAATCAGCCAGAACCTGAACAATATTGCAGTTAGTATTACCGCTTTGTTTTCCGGAATTTTCATCGTAATTGCCGGAGGATTGGCTGACCGGATAGGAAGGATGAAGATGACTTACATAGGTCTGGGATTGAGTATTACGGGGTCATTTCTGATCGTTATTTCTCCATCCGGCACAGCTGTTTTTTTACTGGCCGGACGTATTTTGCAGGGACTTTCAGCAGCTTGCATTATGCCCTCAACCCTGGCATTGATGCAGGCTTATTTCGATGGCAAAGAGCGGCAGCGAGCCCTTAGTTTTTGGTCTATCGGTTCCTGGGGCGGATCGGGGCTTAGCTCATTATTCGGTGGGTTGATCGCTTCTACCGTTGGTTGGCGCTGGATTTTCATCTTATCCATCATTGTGGCTATTGTAAGTTATTTATTGTTGCGAGGTACCCCGGAAAGCAAGGTACAGCAGACCCAGGATAAGAGAACCTTTGACTGGACAGGCCTCATTGCTTTTGTTATAGCCATGGTAGCATTAAACATTGTTATTGGACAGGGCGCTGGTCTTGGATGGTTAAGCCCTGCTGTATTAACGGGAACTGCCATCTTCATTGTTGCTGCCATTGCTTTTTTCAGGATTGAAACCAGGGGCAAAAACAGCTTTATCGACCTGGCACTCTTTAATAACAAAACATTTTCGGGGGCTACACTATCTAACTTTCTGCTCAACGGAGCGGCCGGGACACAGCTTGTTTCATTAGCGCTGGTACAAGAAGAAGCTGGCCTGTCATCTCTTCAATCCGGGCTAATGACTGCCGGATATTTAGTAGCCATACTCAGCACCATTCGGGTGGGAGAAAAATTACTTCAAAAAATGGGGCCAAGAAAGCCAATGTTACTTGGCTGTTTCATAACCGGTATAGGTATTTTACTGACCTGCTTTACTTTTCTGTTGGCGAAAGAGTATATTATTGTTGCGTTCATTGGGTTCACACTGTTCGGGATTGGACTCGGCTTTTATGCCACTCCCTCTACTGATGCAGCAGTGAGTAATGTTCCTGGTAATAAAGCCGGGTCGGCTTCAGGTATCTATAAAATGGCGTCATCACTGGGGGCAGCTTTTGGTGTTGCCATTTCTGCCGCCATCTTTTACGGAATTAGCAAGACAAATGGTACTGCGCCGATGGCAGATATTTTCCTGGGAAGGACTGATAATATATATGTACGATATGCGGCTGCTGTGGGACTGCTGTTCAACGTTTTTATGGTTGTTGTAGCCATTATCGCCATTTTGATTACAGTCCCGAAGTCCCCAATAAAAACAATGATTAAATAA